A genome region from Brassica oleracea var. oleracea cultivar TO1000 chromosome C2, BOL, whole genome shotgun sequence includes the following:
- the LOC106324820 gene encoding protein Asterix yields MSHSHGNASSANDPRQPSAAKPYTPRPIAPEDLPVDYSGFIAVILGVSGVMFRYKICSWLALIFCAQSLANMRNLETDLKQISMAMMFAIMGLVTNYLGPNRPAATKK; encoded by the exons ATGTCTCACAGTCACGGGAACGCTTCGTCGGCGAACGATCCACGGCAGCCTTCGGCGGCGAAGCCTTACACTCCGCGACCTATTGCCCCGGAGGATCTCCCCGTTGACTACTCCGGATTCATCGCCGTTATCCTCGGCGTCTCTGGCGTTATGTTCAGA TACAAGATCTGCTCGTGGCTTGCGCTTATATTCTGTGCTCAGTCGCTGGCCAATATGAGGAACTTGGAGACTGATTTGAAGCAGATCTCCATGGCTATGAT GTTTGCTATAATGGGATTGGTCACAAACTACTTGGGGCCTAATAGACCCGCCGCGACCAAGAAATAA
- the LOC106324821 gene encoding mitochondrial import receptor subunit TOM5 homolog has translation MVKSVISMDQLKALWHSEVHNEQKWAANMKLVRALGVFAGGIFLMRGFGDLMAV, from the exons ATGGTGAAGAGTGTTATCTCAATGGACCAGCTGAAAGCTCTGTGGCACTCTGAGGTCCACAATGAGCAGAAGTGGGCAGCTAACATG AAGCTTGTGAGAGCACTTGGGGTGTTTGCAGGAGGAATCTTCCTCATGCGTGGCTTTGGTGATCTCATGGCTGTCTGA